A genomic region of Cryptococcus gattii WM276 chromosome F, complete sequence contains the following coding sequences:
- a CDS encoding Hypothetical Protein (Similar to TIGR gene model, INSD accession AAW44039.1), with protein MSSCPCVSSTNVLPSGDIVTLSRFPPEVTELIFHHLVRKCCNSHFTTILRLSRKIYETHVYQLYEKITLHDGNVEAVFEGMMGFRDKPTPASPGRGMDQYKRYTFFKEWDHEDRFTVFPPYREAMEQAQGKIPFFKCHPGAQKIMLLKQCRYLRIQTAKALLCMEETLDNYAREADVFGAHNEMVNQFDFIPRHDFKLFEDMEGVSLGEELMRNLLEDPAQWLPPLLELEDAWEFCDSLCLHIPNDLSDAVANKPFRSTIYLVEALRPFHLIVHNARIWNMVYIFPVQVLTFDLAPAPEAEGMDDSRKREAEVENIVEWCKVLAMVTDTEEQLHPVQLTFANFGTISSGETGEVRPLHMEKGIPFLQAPACQYYVKKIVDESHSNEDFAEWVSLMHSPPLLAGPYSCEGCGHDGNK; from the exons ATGTCCTCCTGCCCCTGCGTCAGTTCGACAAATGTGTTGCCATCTGGCGATATCGTCACCCTCTCCCGTTTCCCACCCGAAGTCACTGAACTCATCTTCCACCATCTCGTGAGGAAATGCTGTAACTCGCACTTCACCACTATTCTCCGCCTGTCACGCAAAATATACGAAACTCACGTATACCAGTTGTACGAAAAAATTACTCTCCACGATGGAAATGTTGAAGCCGTATTTGAGGGCATGATGGGTTTTCGTGATAAGCCGACACCAGCATCTCCCGGGAGAGGCATGGATCAGTACAAACGGTACACATTTTTCAAAGAATGGGATCATGAAGATCGCTTTACCGTGTTTCCACCGTATAGAGAGGCGATGGAACAAGCGCAAGGAAAGattcccttcttcaaatGTCACCCCGGTGCTCAAAAAATTATGCTTTTGAAACAATGCCGATATCTTCGGATACAGACTGCCAAGGCCCTCCTCTGTATGGAAGAGACATTAGATAATTACGCTCGCGAGGCTGACGTTTTTGGGGCCCATAACGAAATGGTGAATCAGTTTGATTTCATCCCTCGTCACGATTTTAAACTCTTTGAAGACATGGAAGGCGTTTCTTTGGGGGAAGAGCTCATGCGAAATCTCCTGGAGGATCCTGCACAATGGCTTCCACCATTGTTGGAGCTTGAGGATGCGTGGGAATTTTGCGACAGCCTCTGTCTGCATATTCCAAACGACCTGTCTGACGCAGTCGCCAATAAGCCTTTCCGATCTACTATCTATCTGGTAGAGGCCTTGCGTCCCTTCCACCTCATAGTGCACAACGCCAGAATTTGGAATATGGTATATATATTTCCCGTCCAGGTCTTGACATTTGATCTCGCCCCCGCGCCCGAAGCGGAAGGGATGGACGATtcaagaaaaagagaagcGGAGGTGGAAAACATCGTGGAATGGTGCAAAGTATTGGCAATGGTTACGGATACTGAGGAACA GTTACATCCGGTTCAGTTGACTTTCGCAAACTTTGGCACAATCAGTTCTGGTGAGACAGGGGAAGTCCGCCCTTTGCACATGGAGAAGGGAATTCCTTTCCTCCAAGCACCAGCCTGTCAGTATTACGTCAAGAAGATCGTTGATGAGTCACATTCCAATGAGGACTTTGCAGAATGGGTCAGTCTGATGCACTCCCCCCCATTACTCGCTGGACCATACTCGTGCGAGGGTTGCGGGCACGATGGAAACAAGTAG
- a CDS encoding Peripheral mitochondrial membrane protein, putative; Tim44p (Similar to TIGR gene model, INSD accession AAW44037.1; involved in mitochondrial protein import) has protein sequence MHSRPVFLRALRLRQQPLPARRFIPPQSLRPISYTARLLDESKKSEQQSQKKKSGNDEPITPRSPWAVFTQVLKEEIEKNKGWQDNVKQLQGDVDKFADSAAMKRAKDVYEKTRLTNLIKNNPRIQSAVGDLHKAGISVHDAVQHALADSEVLKAISAATNRFVSAASSATAPIRDTKAYKLMAESLEEAFEDESGVGSRYGGYEEKEARRKKREMRAKKAGRTAIKRVEENPEAGEALVLSDKPESVSRLAFIKESPTYQRMMENYYESESPFISAIRTIGTKVGSLFEENETAQVVRAMKALDPNFRMDRWTGELREYIVPEVVDAYLSADRESLKAWCGEATFNVLWATMGQFIKQGLVSDSKILDIKHVDIAHGKMLENNVPVFVITFATQEQLLFRSAKTGKVVVGSENDVEQCRYAMVITRLESELDNELTGGWKVVEMARRGAKGGL, from the exons ATGCACTCCCGACCAGTCTTCCTCCGCGCTCTTCGACTCCGACAACAACCACTTCCCGCTCGCCGATTCATCCCTCCTCAGTCGCTCCGTCCCATCTCATATACAGCCCGTCTCTTGGACGAGTCAAAAAAGTCTGAACAACAATCgcaaaagaagaaatcAGGCAACGATGAACCTATCACCCCTCGGTCTCCGTGGGCCGTCTTCACTCAGGTCTTGAAggaggagattgagaagaATAAGGGGTGGCAGGACAATGTCAAACAGTTGCAAGGTGACGTTGATAAGTTCGCCGACAGCGCTGCTATGAAGAGGGCTAAGGATGTGTATGAGAAGACCAGG CTCACCAACTTGATCAAAAACAACCCTCGAATCCAATCTGCAGTCGGTGACCTTCACAAGGCCGGTATCTCCGTGCACGACGCTGTCCAGCACGCTCTCGCCGATTCTGAAGTGCTCAAGGCCATTTCTGCCGCTACCAACCGTTTCGTTTCTGCCGCATCTAGCGCTACTGCGCCCATTAGAGACACAAAGGCGTACAAATTGATGGCTGAGAGTCTCGAAGAGGCatttgaagatgagagTGGTGTTGGGAGTAGATATGGTGGTTacgaggagaaggaagctaggagaaagaagagagagatgaGGGCCAAGAAGGCTGGAAGGACTGCTATCAAGAGGGTTGAGGAGAATCCTGA AGCTGGTGAGGCGCTTGTTCTCTCCGACAAGCCCGAATCCGTCTCCCGCCTTGCGTTCATCAAGGAATCTCCCACCTATCAGCGTATGATGGAGAACTACTATGAATCTGAATCTCCCTTCATTTCCGCCATCCGAACGATTGGTACCAAGGTCGGCTCTTTGTTCGAGGAGAACGAAACTGCTCAGGTCGTCCGTGCCATGAAGGCGTTAGACCCCAACTTTAGGATGGACAGGTGGACTGGGGAGTTGAGAGAGTATATTGTACCTGAAGTTGTCGACGCGTACTTGAGTGCAGACAGGGAAAGCTTGAAGGCTTGGTGTGGTGAAGCT ACCTTTAACGTCCTCTGGGCAACTATGGGCCAATTCATCAAGCAAGGTCTTGTTTCAGACTCTAAGATTCTTGACATCAAGCATGTTGACATTGCCCACGGCAAGATGCTTGAGAACAACGTCCCCGTATTCGTCATTACCTTTGCCACCCAAGAACAACTCCTCTTCCGATCAGCCAAGACCGGAAAGGTTGTTGTTGGATCAGAGAATGATGTCGAACAGTGTAGATATGCTATGGTGATTACGAGGTTGGAGTCAGAATTGGACAACGAGTTGACTGGCGGTTGGAAGGTTGTTGAG ATGGCCAGGAGGGGCGCCAAGGGCGGACTGTAG
- a CDS encoding myosin heavy chain, putative (Similar to TIGR gene model, INSD accession AAW44035.1) — translation MAEDKAKEERAKQAERARKLLAQRKKKKAAEAGTASGSQTPLSVDTLSLPSERTSLDDAHAESEKSKKADATDQGVKPADVREGTSERETEAVEEGKPEKADIKEKPQPAARTEEAAESNLETLDRLAPVEEETPTPGPPKESKKSKKKAAKKEKQEAAKAADAEAEANVKEDAATEEEIEAAHMEQPFGGSSQDESKTIETSETVKSGSEASSAEFKLQPEAQKTAKTTEEASSESLANLQETVSLLLNERSEFQSQLSSLRSELEKAQGDSKLLEQGRELIKNLEEEKRSLEFQLNEAQAKAARIEGLESEVKSAGSELEGVKKAKESLQEEKERLESELVAQRDAEKERVGELEKAIERSREREGGLEAEIGRLRQSHNELSNNLSNLATDLDSLRSSSALTESTLADLQAAHTTLQSVHDQLNSDHSILKDEHSQLTSTHSTLLDTHSSTKTTLKSLQGTHISLQSELESIKSKLNGATKRADTAEKRKAALQNDNEELLKQLEEVRGKVVQAMEENARLASEVEGWEIKGRGWEKSKAEMENDLEMKDAEATDLYNQVSSLAEENSSRAEQIASLSSQLSKAQEQISSLQSSLLAAQAAAIPLPASPLASTSAITPPQQEDPNSLSTAEAAHALEVSNLTAVIRSLEDGLYKREMRLHELERQIMDFSGRSGTYRPTSGSGSGAKGYFFSPPDQQPLAPQSPTIAPKPRLNPVDAILPPSVRHKRQVSLNALKARMEPSMSLKGASPLRGLRTMNEVKEEANEGDEGRRGSVDSRRIGVKKQFGDEIMFCCPACDGELITL, via the exons ATGGCAGAAGACAAGgccaaagaagaaagggCAAAACAAGCAGAGAGAGCGAGGAAGCTG CTCGCTcagagaaagaagaaaaaagcGGCAGAAGCTGGCACAGCGTCGGGATCTCAGACGCCTTTATCAGTAGATACTCTCAGTTTGCCATCAGAACGGACAAGCTTGGATGACGCTCACGCAGAGAGTGAGAAATCAAAGAAGGCTGACGCTACAGATCAAGGAGTTAAACCAGCCGATGTCAGAGAGGGAACTTCGGAGAGGGAGACTGAAGCAGTAGAGGAGGGAAAGCCGGAAAAGGCGGATATAAAAGAAAAGCCGCAACCTGCAGCTCGCACCGAAGAAGCTGCTGAATCGAACCTGGAAACGCTCGACAGACTTGCGCCagtagaagaagaaacgCCTACGCCGGGACCGCCCAAGGAgtcgaagaagagcaagaagaaggctgctAAGAAAGAAAAACAGGAAGCTGCTAAAGCTGCAGATGCGGAAGCAGAAGCCAATGTCAAGGAGGATGCGGCGACcgaggaagagattgagGCTGCCCACATGGAGCAACCTTTCGGCGGAAGCTCGCAGGATGAGAGCAAAACGATTGAGACATCTGAAACCGTGAAGTCAGGATCCGAAGCCTCAAGTGCTGAATTTAAACTTCAACCTGAAGCTCAAAAAACCGCCAAAACTACTGAGGAAGCTTCCAGCGAGTCCTTGGCTAACCTTCAAGAAACCGtatctcttctcctcaacGAACGATCAGAATTCCAATCCCAGCTATCTTCCCTTCGCTCTGAGCTTGAGAAGGCCCAGGGAGACTCAAAGCTCTTGGAACAAGGACGAGAGTTAATTAAGAAcctggaggaggagaagcGATCATTAGAATTTCAGTTGAACGAGGCGCAGGCGAAGGCGGCCAGGATTGAGGGTTTGGAAAGTGAAGTGAAGAGCGCTGGAAGCGAATTGGAGGGAGTTAAGAAGGCGAAGGAATCTCTGcaggaagaaaaggaacGGTTGGAGTCTGAACTTGTGGCGCAACGAGATGctgagaaagagagggTAGGAGAGCTGGAAAAGGCTATTGAAAGGTCaagagaaagggaaggTGGTCTTGAAGCTGAGATCGGAAGGTTACGGCAG AGCCATAACGAACTCTCAAACAACCTTTCCAATTTAGCTACCGACCTGGACTCCCTCCGGTCCTCGTCAGCCCTTACAGAGTCGACTCTTGCGGATCTCCAAGCAGCCCACACCACTCTCCAATCTGTCCATGATCAACTCAATAGCGACCACTCTATCCTCAAGGACGAACATTCACAACTAACTTCTACACATTCTACACTTCTAGATACACATTCCTCTACAAAGACGACTCTTAAGTCTCTCCAAGGCACACATATCTCTTTGCAATCCGAGCTTGAATCCATCAAATCCAAATTAAACGGTGCCACGAAACGCGCAGATACGGCGGAGAAGCGGAAGGCAGCTTTACAAAATGATAACGAAGAATTGTTAAAGCAGCTTGAGGAAGTGAGAGGAAAAGTGGTGCAAGCAATGGAAGAGAATGCAAGACTGGCTAGCGAGGTTGAAGGGTGGGAGATAAAGGGTAGAGGATGGGAAAAATCTAAGGCGGAGATGGAGAATGATCTAGAAATGAAAGATGCTGAAGCTACG GACCTTTATAACCAAGTATCATCACTCGCAGAAGAAAACTCTTCCAGAGCCGAACAGATCgcttctctctcctcccaGCTTTCTAAAGCCCAAGAACAGATCTCGTCCCTCCAATCATCCCTTCTTGCGGCACAAGCTGCTGCCATCCCTCTTCCTGCTTCCCCCTTAGCGTCCACCTCTGCCATTACCCCTCCACAACAGGAAGACCCCAATTCCTTGAGCACCGCTGAAGCCGCCCATGCCCTAGAAGTCAGTAACCTCACAGCTGTTATCCGCAGCTTGGAAGACGGATTGTACAAGCGCGAAATGCGACTGCATGAATTGGAGAGACAGATAATGGACTTTTCAGGCCGATCTGGGACGTACAGGCCCACGAGCGGGAGCGGTAGTGGGGCCAAGGGATACTTCTTCTCGCCACCTGATCAGCAGCCATTAGCTCCTCAATCGCCGACCATTGCTCCTAAACCGAGATTAAATCCTGTGGACGCTATCCTCCCTCCCTCAGTACGACATAAGCGTCAAGTATCTCTCAATGCGCTGAAAGCGAGGATGGAGCCTAGCATGAGCCTTAAGGGTGCTTCCCCACTGAGAGGTTTGAGGACGATGAATGAGgtcaaagaagaagctaatgagggagatgaaggaagaCGGGGAAGCGTGGACAGTAGGAGGATTGGTGTGAAAAAACAATTCGGAGACGAGATCATGTTCTGCTGTCCGGCGTGTGATGGAGAACTCATCACACTCTAA